The following coding sequences lie in one Rutidosis leptorrhynchoides isolate AG116_Rl617_1_P2 chromosome 4, CSIRO_AGI_Rlap_v1, whole genome shotgun sequence genomic window:
- the LOC139842083 gene encoding uncharacterized protein — MVLSIRNTTTNRALEAIDALDELSDNEEVEQIPRAPRRYLHRDRQGRALALWNDYFSDNPTFPDDYFRNRYRMSKPLFLRIFQGILNFSQTPVPKYFSYFIQKRDATGLLGFNIVQKVTSVIRQLAYAASADVFDEYLHMGEQTSYDCLNNFCKCIFHLYGPEYLRRPTAQDVQRLTTKHAQIHGFPGMLGSIDCMDWRWRNCPARWKGHYIRGDHGYQSIMLEAVASYDGWFWHAFFRTAGSNNDINVLNQSDLFSELLAGEAPPCTYTVNGYERIMSSVEVDVFVASAPPFRLWPTGKPFL, encoded by the exons ATGGTATTATCGATCAGAAATACGACTACGAATCGAGCACTCGAAGCCATTGACGCGCTAGATGAATTAAGTGATAACGAAGAAGTAGAACAAATACCACGGGCACCTAGAAGATATTTACATAGAGATCGTCAGGGTCGTGCATTGgctttatggaatgattatttctcCGACAATCCCACATTTCCAGACGATTATTTTCGTAATCGTTATCGAATGAGCAAACCTCTATTTCTTCGTATTTTTCAAGGTATATTGAACTTTTCTCAAACTCCGGTTCCTAAATATTTTAGTTATTTTATTCAAAAACGTGATGCTACCGGATTACTTGGTTTTAATATTGTTCAAAAAGTAACATCCGTCATACGTCAACTAGCTTATGCCGCTTCGGCCGATGTTTTTGATGAGTATTTGCATATGGGTGAACAAACCTCATATGATTGTTTGAACAATTTTTGCAAATGTATTTTCCACTTGTACGGTCCGGAATATTTGAGACGACCAACTGCACAAGATGTGCAACGTTTGACCACTAAACATGCTCAAATACATGGTTTTCCGGGGATGTTAGGAAGTATTGATTGTATGGATTGGAGATGGAGAAATTGTCCGGCACGTTGGAAGGGTCATTATATACGAGGTGACCATGGTTACCAGTCAATTATGCTTGAAGCGGTAGCATCGTACGATGGATGGTTTTGGCACGCGTTTTTTAGAACTGCCGGATCAAACAATGATATCAACGTGCTAAATCAATCCGACTTGTTTAGTGAGTTATTAGCCGGTGAAGCACCACCATGTACGTATACGGTTAACGGAT ATGAGAGGATTATGAGCTCAGTTGAGGTCGACGTGTTTGTTGCGTCTGCTCCTCCTTTTCGTTTGTGGCCGACAGGAAAACCCTTTTTGTGA